The sequence AAAAAAAAATAACACTTCCACTTATTCATACTATTCAAAAAGCTTCTAAAAAAGATCAAAAACATATATTAAATTACATAAAACATTATGATGAAAAAAAAAGACATCAAATTATCAGTTATGTAAAAAAATATGGAGGATTAGAATATGCCACTCAAAAAATGATTAAATTTCGTGATAATGCATTAAAAATTTTAGAACTTTATCCAGAAGGAGTAATGAAAGAGGCATTAAAAATAATGGTAAATTTTATTATAGAAAGAAATCAATAAATTCAAAATTCAAAAAATTATATGAAAAAAAATTTGGTGATTGTAGAATCTCCAACTAAAGCTCATACAATACAAACGTTTTTAGGAAAAAATTATTGTGTAGTATCTAGTTATGGACATATTATAGATTTACCAGAAAAAGAAATAGGAGTTAAAATTCAAGAAAATTTTAAACCAAATTATGTAATATTACCTAAAAAAAAACAAATTGTTCAAAATCTTAAAAAATTAATAAAAAATTACGAAATTATTTGGTTGGCTTCTGATGAAGACCGTGAAGGAGAGGCTATTGCCTATCAAATTTATAAAATCTTTAATATTCCTGATAAAAAATACAGAAGAATAGTTTTTCACGAAATTACAAAAAAAGCAATTTTACATGCTATAAAAAACCCAAGATTAATTGATTATAACTTAGTTTATGCTCAACAAACTAGAAGAATTATAGATCGATTAGTAGGATTTCAATTATCTCCTATTTTATGGAAAAAAATAAAGACAGGTCTTTCTGCAGGTAGAGTTCAATCTGTTGCTGTAAGATTAATAGTAGAACAAGAAAAAAAAATTCAAGATTTTATTCCTTATCCAGTTTATCAAATAAATGGAATTTTCACTAATTCTGAACAAAAAATTATTCTCAATGCTAAATTGGAAAAAAAGATAGAAAATAAAAAGGAAATGAAAAATATTTTGTCATCATGTATCAATAGCACTTTTACAGTAAAAAAAACTACTATAAAACAAGAAAAAAAAAGTCCACCACTTCCATTTACTACTTCTTCTTTACAACAGGAAGCTTGTCACAAGCTAAATTATTCTATATCCAAAACAATGCTATTAGCTCAAAAATTATATGAAAAAGGATTTATTACATATATTCGAACAGATAGTACAAGTTTATCAAAAACTATATTATTAGATATTAAAAATTATATACTTTCTTTATATGGAACAAAATATTTATCTATAAAAAAAAAATATATAAAAAAAAAAAATTCTCTCAAGAAGCTCACAGTGCGATTCATCCTACTATTATTAATTTTGAAGAAAATTATCTAAATCCTTTAGATGTATTTCAAAAACGTCTTTATAAACTAATATGGGAACGAACGATCATAGGACAAATGACAGATGCTATTTTTGAAAAAAAAGATATTTACATTCAATCTTCTCATTTAGAATGTTTTTTTATTTGTACAAAAAAAACTGTTTTATTTGATGGATTTATGAAAATTTTCAAAAAAGAAAAAAAATTTCATTTCGATACAATCAAAAAAGGTTCTTTTCTAGAAAGAAAAGAAATTACCGCTCAGCAAGTTTTTCAAAATCATTTACGTAGATATACTGAAGCTAGTTTAGTAAAGAAACTGGAACAATTAGGTATTGGAAGACCTTCTACTTATGTTCCCACAATTTACACCATTCAAAAAAGAAATTATGTCAGTGTACAAAAGATTTCAAAAAAAATAGAAATACGTGAAATCTTTCTTTTAAAAGGAAATTTAATTACTAAAAAAAATGATGAATTTACTGAAATAGAAAAAAATAAATTCTTTCCTACAGAAATAGGAATTTTAACTACTGATTTCTTGAAAAAAAATTTTTATAGAATAATAAATTACAGTTTTACTGCAAGTTTAGAAAAAAATTTTGATGATATAGCCAAAGGTAAACAATCTTGGATCAAGATCCTTGAAGATTTTTATAATGAATTTGATAAAGAAATACAATCTGTTAAAAATAATGTAAATAAAATTCATAAAAAACGTTTTCTTGGAAAGGATCCGAAATCTAATAAAAAAATTTTTGTAAGAATAGCAAAATATGGACCTGTTGTTCAAATGGGTGAATTTAATAATGAAGATAAACCAAAATTTTATCCTTTATTAAATAAGCAAAAAATAGAAGAAATTTCTTTAACAGAAGCTTTGAAAATTATTGAATTACCCAAATCATTGGGCATACTTGATAAAAAAGAAGTTTTATTAAAGATTAATAAATTTAATATTTATATTAAATATAATAATAAATCAATTCCAATTGATGAAAAAATTTTTTTTAATAATTCATTAAATTTAGAAAAAGCTATTAACATTATAATGAAAAATGAAGATCAAATAAACTAAAAAATTAGTTAAACTAAGTATCAAAATACCTTTGATTTAAATAAGTTGTTGGATAAGCTTGATCATGTCCTGTACGCTTGATATGATCTAAATATTTAGGAATATAAGATAAGGCTTTAACTCTATCAGATAAAGACATTCGATTCCATATATTTTCAGCCATTTTTTTTTTTCCTACTTTATATCTGTAATCTGTCCAAAAACGATCAAAAGATAAATCAGCAGGAATTTCTTCTATTGAAAAAGCGGCTCTAGATTTTTTCATTTTAGTTATAATAGATTCATTATAAGGTAAATACTTTCCTATCCATACATAATGCGGTAAAGAAAGTTTTTCAGGAAAAATAACTTCTCTTAAAAAACCATTTAAATCATATTTAAATATTATATCTCCAGATACTAAACGACTTTTAAATATATATTGTTTTCCTATCATTATTATTGATTTCATCAACATCAATTAATGCATAAACTCAAAATTATTTATTATGAAGAAATTTTCAGTTTCAAAAAGTATTTAACATAATCTAGTTTAATTATTTTAAATCAAACAATTCTTATAAATTGACAAAAATTAATAAGAATTATTCCAACATAATTTCAAAAACTCCATGACAGAAGTTATGGTTTTTTATTTTTAAAATAATAGATTTATTATATCTTTTTTTTTACATCAAAAATGTTTGATATCTTATATATGTTATATATTGTGCCCACTCCTATAGGAAATCTAGAGGATTTCACTTTCAGGAGCTTACGAATCTTAAAAGAGGTAGATTTGATTTTAGTAGAAAATTATAAAGTTTCCAAAAAACTATTAGATTTTTATCATATCAAGAACAATATAAATAAATATCATATTTACAATGAACATAAAATAGTTCCTTATCTTATAACAAAAATAAAAGAAGGAAAAAAATTAGCGTTAATATCTAATGCAGGAACTCCAAGTATATCTGATCCAGGTTTTTTACTCATTAGATCTTGTATTAAAGCTTCTATCTATATAGAATGTTTACCTGGACCTACAGCTTTTGTTCCAGCATTAGTTTGTTCAGGTATATCTACTAATGAATTTACTTTTATAGGATTTTTACCAAAAAAAAAAAGAAAAATTAAACTAGAAAATTTATCTAAAGAAAATAGAACTGTTATATTATATGAATCTCCTCATAGATTATTACAAACATTAAATGACATAAAATATTTTTTTGGATCAAAAAGAAATATTGCTATATGTAAAGAAATATCCAAATATTTTCAAAATATCTCAAGAGGGAACATAGAAAAAATGATTCTATATTATAAAAATATAAAAAAAATATTAGGAGAATATACTATTATTATTGAAAAAGTTTTGAAAAAAAATTAAATATGTTTTTTTTTTATTAAAAATTCTGCAATTTGAATTGCATTGGTAGCTGCTCCTTTATGAAGATTGTCTGCCACTATCCAAAGATTGATAGAATTTTGAAATGAAAAATCTTTTCGAATTCTACCTACAAAAACTTCATCTTTTTTATGAGCATATAATGGCATTGGATAAATATTTTTTTTTGGATTATCCTGAACTATTATTCCTTTTGTTTTTAATAAAATTTTATAGATACAATCTATATTAGGTTTTTTTCTAAATGTAATATTAACACTCTCTGAATGTCCTCCTATAACAGGAACACGAACGGATGTTGCTGTTATTCCTATATTATAATCATTCATTATTTTTTTGGTTTCATTTATCAGTTTCATCTCTTCTATTGTGTATTTATTTTCTGTAAATTGATCACAATGAGGTAAAACATTTTGATAAATAGGATATGGATACACTTTGAGAGAAGAATGTCCTTTTTGTTCTTTACATAGCTGATCTAAAGCCTGTTTTCCAGTTCCTGTGACTGATTGATAAGTTGAAATAATAATTCTACTAATTTCATATTTCATGTGTAAAGGAAATAAAACCATAACTAATTGTATTGTAGAACAATTTGGGTTTGCAATAATTTTATCTTTTTTACACAAACAAGAAGCATTAATTTCAGGAACAATTAACTTTTTTTCTGAATCCATTCTCCATGCAGAAGAATTATCAATAACAATAGATCCTATACCTGAAAATTTTGGGGCCCATTTTTTTGATATATCAGATCCTGCTGAAAATAAAACAATATCAGGTCTTTTCAAAAATAAATCATATATACTAATGACTTTATATATCTTTTTTTTAAACAAAAATTCTTTACCAACAGATTTATTAGAAGCGGACAAATACAGCTTTTTTAATGGAAAATTTCTTTTTTCTAAAAGATGAATCATTACACGACCTACCATACCTGTTACTCCAATTATTCCTAATTTCATTTTATACGAATTTTTTTTACAAAAGCTTAATTTTCCATAATGGAACAAAGTTAGATAAAATATAATGAAAAAAGGAAAAATGATTATTTTATCAGGTCCTTCTGGATCTGGAAAAACCACTATTTCGCATTGTTTACTTTCAAGATTTCCGGAATTAAAATTTTCTGTTTCATGTACTACACGATCTATTCGAAACAATGAAAAACATGGAAAAGATTATTATTTTTTATCTGTGAACTCTTTTATTTCCAAAATCAAAACACATCAATTCGCAGAATGGGAAGAGGTTTATCCTCAATTATTTTATGGAACTTTAAAAAACGAAATTTCAAAAATTTTGAAATCAAATCGACATGTTTTATTCGATATAGATGTAAAAGGAGGATTAAATTTAAAAAAACAATATCCCAACAATTCCTTATCCATATTTATAATGGTAAATTCTATAAAAATTTTAAAAAAAAGATTGTTTACAAGATCTTATGATGAAAAAAACAATAAAACGAACATAAATATCCGTTTAAATAAGGCAAGAAAAGAAAATAGTTATGCAAAATTATTTGATTTTGTTTTATTCAATTTTGATTTATATCAAACAAAAAAAAAAGCAATCCAGATTGTTTCCAATTTTATTTTATGAAAAAAAAAATCGGGGTGACTGGATTTGAACCAGCAAACACACGCCCCCCAGACGTGTACTCTAACCGACTGAGCTACACCCCGATGACTCCTCAGGCTGGATTCGAACCAGCGACACCCTGATTAACAGTCAGGTGCTCTAACCAACTGAGCTACTGAGGATTTATAGGTATTTTTTTTATCCTTATTTTATGCCTTCCACCTTCAAAATTTGTTTTCAAAAATATTTCTACAATTTCTATAATTTCATTTTGATTTATAAAACGTGCTGGAAAACTAATGATATTAGCATTATTATGTTTTCTTGCTAAAACAGCTATTTCTTTTTTCCATACTAAAGCGGCACGAATTTTTTTATATTTATTAGCCGTCATAGCTGCTCCATTTCCGCTTCCACATATAATGATTCCGAAATTAGCTTTTCCTTGATTGACAAATTCCGCTGTAGGATGAACAAAGTCAGGATAATCAACTTGTTTTCCATATTCGGAAAATCCAAAATCTTTGATTTTGTGACCTTGTTTCATCAAAAAATTGTTGATTGCATATTTATAATGTACACCCGTATGATCAGATCCTATTGCTATTAACATTCCATTTTTTCGCAAAAAAAACAAAAATAAATATACATCAAAAATTTGAAAATTTTTATTATTTTTAATATATTGTGGCATGTTGATCATATCATTTAATGCTTTATAAAAAATGTCTTTCTTAAATGATGAAAAAAATAAAAACTGTTGACGATTTCAATTTCGAAAATCAAACAGCTCTAATAAGGGTAGATTTTAATGTTCCTGTAAACAAATTTCAAAAAATAATAGATGATACACGTATTCAATATAGTATTCCTACTATTCAAAAAATTATTTCTGAGAAAGGAAAAATCGTTCTTATTTCTCATTTTGGAAGGCCAAAAGGAATCCCTACTAAAACTTATTCTTTAAAATTTTTAGCTGATTATTTATATCAACAACTAAAAATCAATGTTTTTTTTTTCGAAGATTGTATAGGAGAAGCTGTAATAAATAAAGTTCATGAATTAAAACATGGTGAAATTTTGTTATTGGAAAATCTACGTTTTTATAAAGAAGAAGAGAAAGAAGACATAAATTTCGCTTATGAATTATCAAAATTAGGAGATATCTATGTTAACGATGCTTTTGGAGTAGTTCATCGGTTTCATACTTCCATAACTATTCTTCCAAGGTTTTTTGGAAATAAAAAATGTATTGGTCTTCTTATGAAAAAAGAAATTCAATATTTAGATCAGTTTTTATATGGAAAAGGAAAAAGACCTATTACTGTTTTATTAGGAGGAGCAAAAATTTCTTCTAAAATAAAACTTGTTGAAAGTTTCGTTGATTTCGCAGATTCTATTCTAATAGGTGGTGGAATGTCTTATCCTTTTATAAAAATAAAAGGAGGAAGAATAGGAAATTCTACGATTGAAAAGGATCAAACGATTGAAAAAACATTAAAAAATTTTTTTCAAAAATATAAAAATAAAATTAGTATCATCCATCTTCCAAAAGATGTGGTAATAGCTGATTCATTTAAAAATGAAGCCAATACTAAAATTGTACCTATTCATTCTATTCCAAATGGATGGATGGGATTAGATATAGGCCCTCTTTCTATAAAAAATTTTTGCAACATTATAGAAAAATCAAAAACTATTTTATGGAATGGCCCTGTAGGTGTTTTCGAATTTTCAAATTTTTCTTTAGGAACTAAATCCATAGCAAGAGCAATTGCAAATGCAACTGAAAAAGGTGCGTTCTCTTTAGTAGGAGGAGGAGATTCTATTGCTTCACTAAAAATGGAAAATTGTGATAAAAAAATAAGTTATTTATCTACTGGAGGAGGAGCAATGTTAGATTGTTTAAAAAATAAAACACTTCCCGGAATAAATGCAATAATAATATAAAAACCAAGGTTTTTGATTATATTTGTTTTCTTAATAAAACATATTTAAAAAAAATAACTATGTCATTTAAACTTCCAAAATTACCTTATTCATATAAAGATTTTGAACCTTATATAGATAGAAAAACAATGGATATTCATTACAATAAACATCATGCTACTTATACAAATAACTTAAATAAGGCTATTTCAAATACAAGCATGATAAATTTATCCATAATAGAAATCTTAAAAAGAGCTCATATTGAATCTCCAATAATACGGAATAATGGAGGAGGTTTTTATAATCATAATCTTTTTTGGGAAATATTAATTCCTCATACAAAATATACTCATCCAAGTAGAAATTTCAATGAAATTATTCAAAAAAACTTTGATTCTTTTGATTCTTTTAAAGACGATTTTTCTAAGGTATCAGCTAACCATTTTGGTTCTGGATGGACTTGGTTATGTATAAAAGATGATAAATTAACAATTTGTTCTACAAAAAATCAAGATAATCCTCTTATGTATAGAATGGGTTGTGAAGGAATTCCAATATTAGGATTGGATATTTGGGAACATGCTTATTATTTACAATATCAAAATCGTCGTTTAGATTACATTTCTTCTTTTTGGAAAATAGTGAATTGGATAAAAGTAGAAGAAAATTACAAAAAAGCAAAAAAATAAATAATATTTTTTTTTGGGAAAAATTGTATTAGAAAATATTAAACTAAATAAATAATATTTTTTTTTGGGAAAAATTGTATTAGAAAATATTAAACTATTTGGATTTCATGGATGCATGCCAGAAGAGGAATATGTTGGATCTCATTATACGATTTATTTAGAAGTTGAATTTGATTTTCATCAAGCATCTACTAATGATGATTTATCCAAAACTATTAATTATGTAGATTTGTATTCTATTGTCAAAAAAGAAATGAATATTAATTCTAAATTAATTGAACATTTAGCACAAAGAATAATTCAAAGGATAAAAGAATATAAAAAACCTTTAATAAAAAATACAAAAATAAAAATTTGTAAGGAAAATCCTCCGTTACAAGGAAATGTAGATAGAGTATGCATTATTTTAGATGATTGATTCTCGTTTATTTATGGCACTGTGGCCGAATGGAAAGGCATGGGTCTGCAAAACCTTTTATAGCGGTTCGATTCCGCTCTGTGCCTTTTTAAACTTTTTCGTACACATTTGCAATTTTTTTAAAAATCAAAAAATTAACTCTATTGTATAAAAAAGGATGAAGATAAATAATATTCTGATTTCACAACCTCTTAGTGGTGGATCTAATGCCCCATATATAAAACTTAGTAAAAATAAAAATATAAATATTGATTTTAGGTCTTTTATAGAAGTAAAAGGAGCATCATCCAGTGATGTAAGAAAACAGAAAATAAACTTTTCTGATTTTACCGTGGTTCTTTTTATTAGTAAAAAATCTGTAGATCACTATTTCAGACTAGCAGAATCAATGCGTTTTAAAGTTCCTGTTTCTATGAGATATATTTGTCAAACAGAAACTATAGCTTACTATTTGCAAAAATATATTGTTTTTCGAAAAAGAAAAATTCATATTGGAAATAAATCATTCAAAGATATACTCCCTTATATTCAAAAACATTTCCAAGAGAAAT comes from Blattabacterium cuenoti BPAA and encodes:
- the gmk gene encoding guanylate kinase, which encodes MKKGKMIILSGPSGSGKTTISHCLLSRFPELKFSVSCTTRSIRNNEKHGKDYYFLSVNSFISKIKTHQFAEWEEVYPQLFYGTLKNEISKILKSNRHVLFDIDVKGGLNLKKQYPNNSLSIFIMVNSIKILKKRLFTRSYDEKNNKTNINIRLNKARKENSYAKLFDFVLFNFDLYQTKKKAIQIVSNFIL
- a CDS encoding uroporphyrinogen-III synthase; translation: MKINNILISQPLSGGSNAPYIKLSKNKNINIDFRSFIEVKGASSSDVRKQKINFSDFTVVLFISKKSVDHYFRLAESMRFKVPVSMRYICQTETIAYYLQKYIVFRKRKIHIGNKSFKDILPYIQKHFQEKFLLPSSDILKPEIPDMLNKQNIFWKRAILYKTTSSDLSDLKHIYYDILVFFSPAEIKSLFDNFPNFDQNNIKIATFGKNTLDAAYKAGLKIDIKVPTPEFPSMAMALEKYIIKN
- a CDS encoding type IA DNA topoisomerase, yielding MKKNLVIVESPTKAHTIQTFLGKNYCVVSSYGHIIDLPEKEIGVKIQENFKPNYVILPKKKQIVQNLKKLIKNYEIIWLASDEDREGEAIAYQIYKIFNIPDKKYRRIVFHEITKKAILHAIKNPRLIDYNLVYAQQTRRIIDRLVGFQLSPILWKKIKTGLSAGRVQSVAVRLIVEQEKKIQDFIPYPVYQINGIFTNSEQKIILNAKLEKKIENKKEMKNILSSCINSTFTVKKTTIKQEKKSPPLPFTTSSLQQEACHKLNYSISKTMLLAQKLYEKGFITYIRTDSTSLSKTILLDIKNYILSLYGTKYLSIKKKYIKKKNSLKKLTVRFILLLLILKKII
- the rsmI gene encoding 16S rRNA (cytidine(1402)-2'-O)-methyltransferase translates to MLYIVPTPIGNLEDFTFRSLRILKEVDLILVENYKVSKKLLDFYHIKNNINKYHIYNEHKIVPYLITKIKEGKKLALISNAGTPSISDPGFLLIRSCIKASIYIECLPGPTAFVPALVCSGISTNEFTFIGFLPKKKRKIKLENLSKENRTVILYESPHRLLQTLNDIKYFFGSKRNIAICKEISKYFQNISRGNIEKMILYYKNIKKILGEYTIIIEKVLKKN
- a CDS encoding superoxide dismutase, whose product is MSFKLPKLPYSYKDFEPYIDRKTMDIHYNKHHATYTNNLNKAISNTSMINLSIIEILKRAHIESPIIRNNGGGFYNHNLFWEILIPHTKYTHPSRNFNEIIQKNFDSFDSFKDDFSKVSANHFGSGWTWLCIKDDKLTICSTKNQDNPLMYRMGCEGIPILGLDIWEHAYYLQYQNRRLDYISSFWKIVNWIKVEENYKKAKK
- a CDS encoding phosphoglycerate kinase yields the protein MKKIKTVDDFNFENQTALIRVDFNVPVNKFQKIIDDTRIQYSIPTIQKIISEKGKIVLISHFGRPKGIPTKTYSLKFLADYLYQQLKINVFFFEDCIGEAVINKVHELKHGEILLLENLRFYKEEEKEDINFAYELSKLGDIYVNDAFGVVHRFHTSITILPRFFGNKKCIGLLMKKEIQYLDQFLYGKGKRPITVLLGGAKISSKIKLVESFVDFADSILIGGGMSYPFIKIKGGRIGNSTIEKDQTIEKTLKNFFQKYKNKISIIHLPKDVVIADSFKNEANTKIVPIHSIPNGWMGLDIGPLSIKNFCNIIEKSKTILWNGPVGVFEFSNFSLGTKSIARAIANATEKGAFSLVGGGDSIASLKMENCDKKISYLSTGGGAMLDCLKNKTLPGINAIII
- the folB gene encoding dihydroneopterin aldolase — protein: MGKIVLENIKLFGFHGCMPEEEYVGSHYTIYLEVEFDFHQASTNDDLSKTINYVDLYSIVKKEMNINSKLIEHLAQRIIQRIKEYKKPLIKNTKIKICKENPPLQGNVDRVCIILDD
- a CDS encoding aspartate-semialdehyde dehydrogenase; translated protein: MKLGIIGVTGMVGRVMIHLLEKRNFPLKKLYLSASNKSVGKEFLFKKKIYKVISIYDLFLKRPDIVLFSAGSDISKKWAPKFSGIGSIVIDNSSAWRMDSEKKLIVPEINASCLCKKDKIIANPNCSTIQLVMVLFPLHMKYEISRIIISTYQSVTGTGKQALDQLCKEQKGHSSLKVYPYPIYQNVLPHCDQFTENKYTIEEMKLINETKKIMNDYNIGITATSVRVPVIGGHSESVNITFRKKPNIDCIYKILLKTKGIIVQDNPKKNIYPMPLYAHKKDEVFVGRIRKDFSFQNSINLWIVADNLHKGAATNAIQIAEFLIKKKHI
- a CDS encoding DNA topoisomerase, with protein sequence MNFEENYLNPLDVFQKRLYKLIWERTIIGQMTDAIFEKKDIYIQSSHLECFFICTKKTVLFDGFMKIFKKEKKFHFDTIKKGSFLERKEITAQQVFQNHLRRYTEASLVKKLEQLGIGRPSTYVPTIYTIQKRNYVSVQKISKKIEIREIFLLKGNLITKKNDEFTEIEKNKFFPTEIGILTTDFLKKNFYRIINYSFTASLEKNFDDIAKGKQSWIKILEDFYNEFDKEIQSVKNNVNKIHKKRFLGKDPKSNKKIFVRIAKYGPVVQMGEFNNEDKPKFYPLLNKQKIEEISLTEALKIIELPKSLGILDKKEVLLKINKFNIYIKYNNKSIPIDEKIFFNNSLNLEKAINIIMKNEDQIN
- a CDS encoding RpiB/LacA/LacB family sugar-phosphate isomerase, which gives rise to MLIAIGSDHTGVHYKYAINNFLMKQGHKIKDFGFSEYGKQVDYPDFVHPTAEFVNQGKANFGIIICGSGNGAAMTANKYKKIRAALVWKKEIAVLARKHNNANIISFPARFINQNEIIEIVEIFLKTNFEGGRHKIRIKKIPINPQ